One part of the Arabidopsis thaliana chromosome 4, partial sequence genome encodes these proteins:
- the CPSUFE gene encoding chloroplast sulfur E (chloroplast sulfur E (CPSUFE); FUNCTIONS IN: enzyme activator activity, transcription regulator activity; INVOLVED IN: iron-sulfur cluster assembly, embryo development ending in seed dormancy; LOCATED IN: mitochondrion, chloroplast stroma, chloroplast; EXPRESSED IN: 22 plant structures; EXPRESSED DURING: 13 growth stages; CONTAINS InterPro DOMAIN/s: Fe-S metabolism associated SufE (InterPro:IPR003808), BolA-like protein (InterPro:IPR002634); BEST Arabidopsis thaliana protein match is: BolA-like family protein (TAIR:AT1G55805.1); Has 1807 Blast hits to 1807 proteins in 277 species: Archae - 0; Bacteria - 0; Metazoa - 736; Fungi - 347; Plants - 385; Viruses - 0; Other Eukaryotes - 339 (source: NCBI BLink).) produces the protein MAAAMSSSCCASSLRLIPFKRTLFSSIHYPAKTLLLRPLKPSEVPSFRRTIITFQKISTGIVPPPSASSSPSSYGDLQPIEELPPKLQEIVKLFQSVQEPKAKYEQLMFYGKNLTPLDSQFKTRENKVEGCVSQVWVRAFFDEERNVVYEADSDSVLTKGLAALLVKGLSGRPVPEILRITPDFAVLLGLQQSLSPSRNNGLLNMLKLMQKKALHLEVKGEEDSSSGESSESSFVSIPETKDEANVPEVDLESKPDLVEDLGTEKIDDSESGSNVVALGSRGMRIREKLEKELDPVELEVEDVSYQHAGHAAVRGSAGDDGETHFNLRIVSDAFQGKSLVKRHRLIYDLLQDELKSGLHALSIVAKTPAEV, from the coding sequence ATGGCAGCAGCgatgtcttcttcttgttgcgCTTCCTCGCTTCGTTTAATCCCATTCAAACGGACcttgttttcttcaatccATTATCCGGCCAAAACCCTTCTTCTACGACCACTAAAACCGTCGGAAGTTCCTTCCTTTCGCCGGACGATCATCACTTTCCAGAAAATTTCAACCGGGATTGTTCCTCCACCATCGGCTTCATCATCTCCGTCGAGCTATGGAGACCTTCAACCAATCGAAGAGCTTCCACCGAAGCTACAAGAGATCGTCAAGCTTTTCCAATCGGTACAAGAGCCAAAGGCTAAATACGAGCAGCTTATGTTCTACGGGAAGAATCTGACACCTCTCGATTCTCAATTCAAGACGAGGGAGAATAAAGTAGAAGGATGTGTTTCTCAGGTTTGGGTTAGGGCTTTCTTTGATGAGGAACGTAATGTTGTGTATGAAGCTGATTCTGATTCGGTTCTCACTAAAGGGTTAGCTGCTCTATTAGTCAAGGGTTTATCTGGAAGACCTGTCCCTGAGATTTTGAGGATAACACCTGATTTCGCTGTTCTTCTCGGGTTGCAGCAGAGTCTGTCTCCTTCTAGAAACAATGGATTACTTAATATGCTTAAGCTGATGCAGAAAAAGGCTCTTCATTTGGAAGTCAAAGGTGAGGAAGATTCAAGTTCTGGAGAGAGTTCAGAATCCAGCTTTGTGTCTATTCCTGAGACTAAGGACGAAGCTAATGTTCCGGAGGTGGATTTGGAGTCTAAACCTGATCTAGTTGAGGATTTGGGAACAGAAAAGATTGATGATTCTGAGAGTGGGTCAAATGTTGTTGCTTTAGGGAGTAGAGGGATGAGGATAAGAGAGAAATTGGAGAAGGAGCTAGATCCTGTTGAGTTAGAAGTTGAAGATGTTTCTTACCAGCACGCAGGACATGCCGCTGTTAGAGGTAGTGCTGGTGATGATGGGGAAACACATTTCAACTTGCGAATCGTTTCGGATGCTTTCCAAGGTAAAAGCTTGGTCAAGAGACATAGGCTGATATATGACTTGTTGCAAGATGAGTTGAAGAGCGGGTTACATGCTCTCTCTATTGTGGCAAAGACTCCTGCTGAGGTTTGA
- the UKL4 gene encoding uridine kinase-like 4 (uridine kinase-like 4 (UKL4); FUNCTIONS IN: uracil phosphoribosyltransferase activity, phosphotransferase activity, alcohol group as acceptor, kinase activity, ATP binding; INVOLVED IN: biosynthetic process, metabolic process; LOCATED IN: cellular_component unknown; EXPRESSED IN: 23 plant structures; EXPRESSED DURING: 15 growth stages; CONTAINS InterPro DOMAIN/s: Phosphoribulokinase/uridine kinase (InterPro:IPR006083), Uridine kinase (InterPro:IPR000764); BEST Arabidopsis thaliana protein match is: uridine kinase-like 3 (TAIR:AT1G55810.3); Has 12683 Blast hits to 12669 proteins in 2628 species: Archae - 216; Bacteria - 9646; Metazoa - 520; Fungi - 504; Plants - 574; Viruses - 2; Other Eukaryotes - 1221 (source: NCBI BLink).), with protein MGSKSVVDMIEAASRAHFSGLHVNGHMNGLEPSALKETTSASEDIQRQPFVIGVAGGAASGKTTVCDMIIQQLHDQRVVLINLDSFYHNLTEEELARVHEYNFDHPDAFDTEHLLSCMEKLRQGQAVDIPKYDFKTYRSSVFRRVNPTDVIILEGILLFHDPRVRKLMNMKIFVCTDADVRLARRIKRDTVENGRDIGTVLDQYSKFVKPAFDDFILPTKKYADIIIPRGGDNHVAIDLIVQHICTKLGQHDLCKIYPNLYVIHSTFQIRGMHTLIRDSQTTKHDFVFYSDRLIRLVVEHGLGHLPFTEKQVITPTGCVYSGVDFCKRLCGVSVIRSGESMENALRACCKGIKIGKILIHREGDNGQQLVYEKLPNDISERHVLLLDPILGTGNSAVEAINLLISKGVPEGNIIFLNLISAPQGVHVVCKKFPRIKIVTSEIDNGLNEEFRVIPGMGEFGDRYFGTDDD; from the exons ATGGGTTCTAAGTCCGTTGTTGACATGATCGAAGCTGCCTCGCGGGCACATTTTTCTGGTTTACACGTGAATGGGCACATGAATGGGTTGGAACCAAGTGCACTTAAGGAAACCACTTCTGCATCAGAAGATATCCAAAGACAGCCTTTTGTAATAG GTGTTGCTGGAGGCGCAGCATCGGGAAAGACTACTGTTTGTGATATGATAATCCAGCAACTGCACGATCAGCGTGTTGTACTTATTAACCtg GACTCGTTCTATCATAATCTGACTGAAGAAGAACTTGCTAGAGTTCATGAATACAACTTTGATCATCCAG ACGCATTTGACACAGAGCATTTATTGTCTTGTATGGAGAAATTGAGGCAAGGGCAAGCTGTAGATATtccaaaatatgattttaaaacttaCAGGAGCAGTGTTTTCAGAAGG GTAAATCCTACAGATGTAATAATTCTTGAAGGGATACTTTTGTTCCATGATCCACGCGTCCGAAAGTTGATGAACatgaagatttttgtttgcacAG ATGCTGACGTTCGTTTGGCAAGAAGGATAAAAAGAGATACTGTCGAGAATGGTAGAGATATCGGCACAGTACTTGACCAG TACTCAAAGTTTGTGAAGCCTGCTTTTGATGACTTCATTCTTCCAACGAAGAAATATGCAGATATTATAATCCCTCGTGGTGGGGATAATCATGTAGCTATTGACTTAATTGTGCAACATATTTGCACCAAGCTGGGTCAACATGATCTCTGTAAAATATATCCTAATCTCTACGTTATACACTCGACATTTCAG ATAAGAGGGATGCACACCCTTATACGAGATTCTCAGACAACCAAACATGATTTTGTCTTCTATTCTGATCGATTGATTAGGCTG GTTGTAGAACATGGTCTTGGACATCTGCCTTTTACTGAAAAGCAAGTGATTACTCCAACCG GATGTGTGTATTCTGGTGTGGATTTCTGTAAACGGTTATGTGGTGTCTCGGTGATTAGGAG TGGTGAGAGCATGGAGAATGCGTTACGAGCATGTTGCAAAGGTATCAAGATCGGGAAGATCCTAATTCACAGAGAAGGTGACAATGGTCAACAG CTTGTTTATGAGAAATTGCCAAATGATATCTCAGAGAGGCATGTCCTATTGTTGGATCCTATTCTCGGGACAG GAAACTCAGCGGTTGAAGCTATCAACCTCCTTATAAGCAAGGGCGTACCTGAGGGAAACATCATATTTCTAAACCTTATCTCA GCACCTCAAGGTGTTCATGTGGTCTGCAAAAAATTCCCAAGAATAAAGATAGTGACATCTGAAATCGATAATGGGTTAAACGAAGAGTTTCGTGTTATTCCTGGTATGGGGGAGTTTGGGGACAGATATTTTGGCACAGACGATGACTAG
- the FBA7 gene encoding Aldolase superfamily protein: MSAFVSKYEDELIKTAKYIATPGRGILAADESTETIGKRFAGINVENTESNRQAYRELLFTSPGSYPCLSGVILFEETLYQKTSDGKPFVDLLMENGVIPGIKVDKGLVDLAGTNGETTTQGLDSLGARCQQYYEAGARFAKWRAFFKIGATEPSVLSIQEDARVLARYAIICQENGLVPIVEPEVLTGGSHDIKKCAAVTETVLAAVFKALNYHHVLLEGTLLKPNMVTPGSDSPKVAPELIAEYTVTALRRTVPPAIPGIVFLSGIQREEQATLNLNAMNKLDVLKPWTLTFSFGGALQQSAIKAWAGKPENVAKAQAKFLTRCKANKDATLGKYTGWASGDSAAFENLVVIGYSG; the protein is encoded by the exons ATGTCTGCTTTTGTCAGCAAATACGAAG ATGAGCTGATCAAGACGGCCAAGTACATTGCAACGCCGGGAAGGGGCATTTTGGCGGCAGATGAGAGCACAGAAACCATTGGGAAACGATTCGCCGGAATCAATGTTGAGAACACTGAGTCCAACCGCCAAGCTTACCGTGAGCTCCTCTTCACTTCCCCTGGCAGTTACCCTTGCCTCTCTGGTGTTATACTCTTCGAGGAAACCCTCTACCAGAAAACCTCTGATGGCAAACCCTTCGTCGATCTCCTCATG GAGAACGGTGTTATCCCCGGAATCAAAGTGGACAAGGGTTTGGTTGATCTAGCAGGGACCAACGGCGAGACCACTACTCAAGGTCTAGACTCGCTTGGTGCACGGTGTCAGCAGTATTACGAGGCAGGAGCCCGGTTTGCTAAATGGCGTGCATTCTTCAAGATTGGGGCCACCGAGCCAAGCGTTCTCTCCATCCAAGAGGACGCCAGGGTGCTAGCCCGCTATGCCATCATCTGCCAGGAGAATGGACTTGTCCCGATCGTCGAGCCAGAGGTGCTGACAGGTGGGAGCCACGACATCAAGAAATGTGCGGCGGTGACTGAGACGGTTCTTGCTGCCGTGTTCAAGGCCTTGAACTACCACCATGTCCTCCTCGAAGGCACTCTGCTTAAACCTAACATGGTCACTCCCGGCTCCGACAGCCCAAAG GTTGCACCGGAACTAATTGCGGAATACACGGTGACTGCTCTGCGCCGCACAGTCCCACCAGCTATTCCGGGAATCGTGTTCCTCTCAGGCATACAGCGCGAAGAGCAAGCGACACTAAATCTAAACGCAATGAACAAGCTTGATGTGTTGAAGCCATGGACGctcactttctcttttggCGGAGCCCTCCAGCAAAGTGCTATCAAGGCTTGGGCCGGTAAGCCCGAGAACGTAGCCAAAGCTCAGGCCAAGTTCCTGACCAGGTGCAAGGCTAACAAGGACGCTACCCTCGGGAAATACACCGGCTGGGCTTCTGGTGACTCGGCCGCTTTCGAGAACTTGGTTGTGATAGGATACAG CGGCTGA
- the FBA7 gene encoding Aldolase superfamily protein (Aldolase superfamily protein; CONTAINS InterPro DOMAIN/s: Aldolase-type TIM barrel (InterPro:IPR013785), Fructose-bisphosphate aldolase, class-I (InterPro:IPR000741); BEST Arabidopsis thaliana protein match is: Aldolase superfamily protein (TAIR:AT4G26530.2); Has 1807 Blast hits to 1807 proteins in 277 species: Archae - 0; Bacteria - 0; Metazoa - 736; Fungi - 347; Plants - 385; Viruses - 0; Other Eukaryotes - 339 (source: NCBI BLink).), translating into MSAFVSKYEDELIKTAKYIATPGRGILAADESTETIGKRFAGINVENTESNRQAYRELLFTSPGSYPCLSGVILFEETLYQKTSDGKPFVDLLMENGVIPGIKVDKGLVDLAGTNGETTTQGLDSLGARCQQYYEAGARFAKWRAFFKIGATEPSVLSIQEDARVLARYAIICQENGLVPIVEPEVLTGGSHDIKKCAAVTETVLAAVFKALNYHHVLLEGTLLKPNMVTPGSDSPKVAPELIAEYTVTALRRTVPPAIPGIVFLSGIQREEQATLNLNAMNKLDVLKPWTLTFSFGGALQQSAIKAWAGKPENVAKAQAKFLTRCKANKDATLGKYTGWASGDSAAFENLVVIGYRY; encoded by the exons ATGTCTGCTTTTGTCAGCAAATACGAAG ATGAGCTGATCAAGACGGCCAAGTACATTGCAACGCCGGGAAGGGGCATTTTGGCGGCAGATGAGAGCACAGAAACCATTGGGAAACGATTCGCCGGAATCAATGTTGAGAACACTGAGTCCAACCGCCAAGCTTACCGTGAGCTCCTCTTCACTTCCCCTGGCAGTTACCCTTGCCTCTCTGGTGTTATACTCTTCGAGGAAACCCTCTACCAGAAAACCTCTGATGGCAAACCCTTCGTCGATCTCCTCATG GAGAACGGTGTTATCCCCGGAATCAAAGTGGACAAGGGTTTGGTTGATCTAGCAGGGACCAACGGCGAGACCACTACTCAAGGTCTAGACTCGCTTGGTGCACGGTGTCAGCAGTATTACGAGGCAGGAGCCCGGTTTGCTAAATGGCGTGCATTCTTCAAGATTGGGGCCACCGAGCCAAGCGTTCTCTCCATCCAAGAGGACGCCAGGGTGCTAGCCCGCTATGCCATCATCTGCCAGGAGAATGGACTTGTCCCGATCGTCGAGCCAGAGGTGCTGACAGGTGGGAGCCACGACATCAAGAAATGTGCGGCGGTGACTGAGACGGTTCTTGCTGCCGTGTTCAAGGCCTTGAACTACCACCATGTCCTCCTCGAAGGCACTCTGCTTAAACCTAACATGGTCACTCCCGGCTCCGACAGCCCAAAG GTTGCACCGGAACTAATTGCGGAATACACGGTGACTGCTCTGCGCCGCACAGTCCCACCAGCTATTCCGGGAATCGTGTTCCTCTCAGGCATACAGCGCGAAGAGCAAGCGACACTAAATCTAAACGCAATGAACAAGCTTGATGTGTTGAAGCCATGGACGctcactttctcttttggCGGAGCCCTCCAGCAAAGTGCTATCAAGGCTTGGGCCGGTAAGCCCGAGAACGTAGCCAAAGCTCAGGCCAAGTTCCTGACCAGGTGCAAGGCTAACAAGGACGCTACCCTCGGGAAATACACCGGCTGGGCTTCTGGTGACTCGGCCGCTTTCGAGAACTTGGTTGTGATAGGATACAGGTACTAG
- the FBA7 gene encoding Aldolase superfamily protein, with protein MCFLSSDELIKTAKYIATPGRGILAADESTETIGKRFAGINVENTESNRQAYRELLFTSPGSYPCLSGVILFEETLYQKTSDGKPFVDLLMENGVIPGIKVDKGLVDLAGTNGETTTQGLDSLGARCQQYYEAGARFAKWRAFFKIGATEPSVLSIQEDARVLARYAIICQENGLVPIVEPEVLTGGSHDIKKCAAVTETVLAAVFKALNYHHVLLEGTLLKPNMVTPGSDSPKVAPELIAEYTVTALRRTVPPAIPGIVFLSGIQREEQATLNLNAMNKLDVLKPWTLTFSFGGALQQSAIKAWAGKPENVAKAQAKFLTRCKANKDATLGKYTGWASGDSAAFENLVVIGYRY; from the exons ATGTGCTTTCTGAGTTCAGATGAGCTGATCAAGACGGCCAAGTACATTGCAACGCCGGGAAGGGGCATTTTGGCGGCAGATGAGAGCACAGAAACCATTGGGAAACGATTCGCCGGAATCAATGTTGAGAACACTGAGTCCAACCGCCAAGCTTACCGTGAGCTCCTCTTCACTTCCCCTGGCAGTTACCCTTGCCTCTCTGGTGTTATACTCTTCGAGGAAACCCTCTACCAGAAAACCTCTGATGGCAAACCCTTCGTCGATCTCCTCATG GAGAACGGTGTTATCCCCGGAATCAAAGTGGACAAGGGTTTGGTTGATCTAGCAGGGACCAACGGCGAGACCACTACTCAAGGTCTAGACTCGCTTGGTGCACGGTGTCAGCAGTATTACGAGGCAGGAGCCCGGTTTGCTAAATGGCGTGCATTCTTCAAGATTGGGGCCACCGAGCCAAGCGTTCTCTCCATCCAAGAGGACGCCAGGGTGCTAGCCCGCTATGCCATCATCTGCCAGGAGAATGGACTTGTCCCGATCGTCGAGCCAGAGGTGCTGACAGGTGGGAGCCACGACATCAAGAAATGTGCGGCGGTGACTGAGACGGTTCTTGCTGCCGTGTTCAAGGCCTTGAACTACCACCATGTCCTCCTCGAAGGCACTCTGCTTAAACCTAACATGGTCACTCCCGGCTCCGACAGCCCAAAG GTTGCACCGGAACTAATTGCGGAATACACGGTGACTGCTCTGCGCCGCACAGTCCCACCAGCTATTCCGGGAATCGTGTTCCTCTCAGGCATACAGCGCGAAGAGCAAGCGACACTAAATCTAAACGCAATGAACAAGCTTGATGTGTTGAAGCCATGGACGctcactttctcttttggCGGAGCCCTCCAGCAAAGTGCTATCAAGGCTTGGGCCGGTAAGCCCGAGAACGTAGCCAAAGCTCAGGCCAAGTTCCTGACCAGGTGCAAGGCTAACAAGGACGCTACCCTCGGGAAATACACCGGCTGGGCTTCTGGTGACTCGGCCGCTTTCGAGAACTTGGTTGTGATAGGATACAGGTACTAG
- the FBA5 gene encoding Aldolase superfamily protein (Aldolase superfamily protein; FUNCTIONS IN: fructose-bisphosphate aldolase activity; INVOLVED IN: glycolysis, metabolic process; EXPRESSED IN: 17 plant structures; EXPRESSED DURING: 11 growth stages; CONTAINS InterPro DOMAIN/s: Aldolase-type TIM barrel (InterPro:IPR013785), Fructose-bisphosphate aldolase, class-I (InterPro:IPR000741); BEST Arabidopsis thaliana protein match is: Aldolase superfamily protein (TAIR:AT4G26520.1); Has 35333 Blast hits to 34131 proteins in 2444 species: Archae - 798; Bacteria - 22429; Metazoa - 974; Fungi - 991; Plants - 531; Viruses - 0; Other Eukaryotes - 9610 (source: NCBI BLink).), translated as MSAFVGKYADELIKTAKYIATPGKGILAADESTGTIGKRFASINVENIESNRQALRELLFTSPGTFPCLSGVILFEETLYQKTTDGKPFVELLMENGVIPGIKVDKGVVDLAGTNGETTTQGLDSLGARCQEYYKAGARFAKWRAVLKIGATEPSELSIQENAKGLARYAIICQENGLVPIVEPEVLTDGSHDIKKCAAVTETVLAAVYKALNDHHVLLEGTLLKPNMVTPGSDSPKVAPEVIAEYTVTALRRTVPPAVPGIVFLSGGQSEEEATLNLNAMNKLDVLKPWTLTFSFGRALQQSTLKAWAGKTENVAKAQATFLTRCKGNSDATLGKYTGGASGDSAASESLYEEGYKY; from the exons ATGTCTGCTTTTGTCGGCAAATACGCAG ATGAGCTGATAAAGACGGCTAAGTACATTGCCACACCGGGAAAGGGCATTTTGGCAGCAGACGAGAGCACGGGAACTATTGGGAAACGATTCGCCAGCATCAATGTTGAGAACATTGAGTCCAACCGCCAAGCTCTCCGTGAGCTCCTCTTCACGTCCCCTGGCACTTTCCCTTGCCTCTCCGGTGTTATCCTCTTCGAGGAAACCCTCTACCAGAAAACCACGGATGGCAAACCCTTCGTTGAGCTCCTCATG GAAAACGGAGTTATCCCTGGAATCAAAGTGGACAAGGGTGTGGTTGATCTAGCAGGAACCAATGGCGAGACCACTACTCAGGGTCTAGATTCACTTGGTGCACGTTGCCAGGAGTATTACAAGGCAGGAGCTCGGTTTGCAAAATGGCGTGCAGTCCTCAAGATTGGGGCCACCGAGCCAAGCGAGCTCTCTATCCAAGAGAACGCCAAGGGGCTAGCCCGCTATGCCATCATCTGCCAGGAGAATGGACTCGTCCCAATCGTCGAGCCAGAGGTACTGACCGACGGGAGCCATGACATCAAGAAATGTGCAGCGGTGACCGAGACCGTTCTTGCTGCCGTGTACAAGGCCTTGAACGACCACCATGTCCTCCTCGAAGGCACTCTGCTTAAACCGAACATGGTCACTCCCGGCTCTGACAGCCCAAAG GTTGCACCGGAAGTGATAGCGGAATACACAGTGACTGCTCTGCGCCGCACAGTCCCACCTGCAGTTCCAGGAATCGTGTTCCTCTCAGGCGGACAGAGTGAAGAGGAAGCAACACTAAATCTGAACGCAATGAACAAGCTCGATGTGTTGAAGCCATGGACTCTCACTTTCTCATTTGGCCGAGCCCTCCAACAAAGCACTCTCAAGGCTTGGGCAGGTAAGACAGAGAATGTAGCCAAAGCTCAGGCCACTTTCCTGACCAGGTGCAAGGGTAACTCGGACGCTACCCTCGGGAAATACACCGGCGGGGCTTCTGGTGACTCGGCCGCCTCTGAGAGCTTGTATGAGGAAGGATACAAGTATTAG